The Deltaproteobacteria bacterium nucleotide sequence ATGCTATCATTTTGTCCGCAAAGGATAATAGTAAAAAATACGGCTTAGTTGGTGATAGTAGCTTTGAAATCACTGCCGCTGTGAGCGAAGAGACGCTTCATAAAAAGAAATTTGTAGAATCTAGAATGGGAGATCAAGATAAAAATAAATTTAGTAATAGTTCTGCAAGAATGCAGAAAGAAATTATTAATAAGTTTGTCAACAATCATAAGTCACCGGCACCCATCAGGCCGATAACGGCACAAAGGTACATAGACATCGACAAGGAGCAGAGCCTCGCAGAGGAAAGAATTAGAAATGCTGCTGCTAGTGCCTTTAATGCCTATGATTTTCAAGAAGAAATAAAAAAAGGAGACACTTCCAAAAGTCGATCCACTGAGGACATAGAGTCCTTGAAGTTAGAGATCTTAGCTCTAAAGAAAAAGTTAGCAGAGGCAAATCAACTAAGTGAAAATATAAATCAGGCAAATCAAGCAAATCAGGTAAATCAAGTAAGTCCTTCAAATCATGCGAACTATCCTGGGAGTGCCTATGGAATTCATTTTGATTTAGCACTAAATTATCAAAATTTATTAAAAGAAGGAATGATCGAAGACCATGCGATTGAGATGATTTTGGATATTCAAAATGAATTACCATTGAATAAGTTAAAAAACAAATCACTGATTGAGGGATTGTTAGCAAAAAAAATATTAGAAACCATTTCATTGAGTGATGTAAAAGATAAAAAATTTCATTTTTTTGTTGGACCAAGCGGAACAGGAAAAACTTCTTGCTTAATTAAAATGGCATCACAGTTAATTGTCAGAGAGGGTAAAAAAATTGCAGTGCTGACAACGGATAATCATAAGGTGGGCGCTGTAGAACAATTAAAAATATATTCACAAATTTTAAATGTTCCCTTTGCCGTGATTCGAGATAGATCAGATTGGAAAGAAGTCATAAAGTTTATTAACAATATAGACTGTGTGTTAGTGGATTTTCCAGGTTTAAATTTAAAAACTCTTCAAGAAAAAGCTTTCTTTGATAAATTGCTTGTGAACGAAATTCCCAGCAAGGCGATTCATTTAGTTTTATCGGCTCGAAGTAAGTATGAGGATATGCAAGACACTCTTCATAATTATTCTATTTTGAACATTGATGATGTTATATTTAATCATCTTGATGAATCTGTTCAAAATGGTCCCATTTATAGTTTTATAAAAACAAACTGTATTCCTATTCATTCTTTTGGTATCGGATCTAAGATCCCAGAAGATTTTGAGTATGCCACCAAAGAAAGATTGGTGGATTTGATTTTCCATATAACAAAGAATAATAATTCTAACCAAGAGGCCAATATATGAGTTTTAACTACAATACGAAAACCCTCAGCTTTACATCTGGTAAAGGTGGAGTTGGTAAAACCACTTTAGCAGTCAATGTGGCCTATAGGCTTTCCCAGGCAGGTAAAAAGGTTCTCATTTTCGATGCAGATCTGGGGATGGCAAATGTAGATATCTTTTTTGGAACCAGGGCTCCTTTCTCAATTCTGGATGTTTTAAAAGGACAAAAAAAGGTTAAAGAAATATTAACTCCTCTTGATTCCAATTTGTATTTACTCTCAGGGGGGCATGGATTTGAAGAGTTACAAAATTTAGATTCCTATTCTCGAAGAGCTGTCATTGATTCCTTTGCTGAGATTCACGGAAAATTTGATTATCTCATTACGGACACTTCTCCAGGAATCGCACCAAATGTCTTGCAAACAAATTCAGCGGTTCAGTGTATTAATGTGATTATTACCCCCGATCCCTCTAGTTTTGCTGATTCCTATGCCTTGATTAAAGTACTGAATTCTAAGTTCAAGGTGAAAAGATTTTCAATTATTTGTAATCAAGTAAAAAACCATGAAGATGGATTTTATTTATTTAAAAGATTTCAGGATGTGGTTCACAAATTCTTGCTCGTAGGCCTGGAATATTTGGGAGCCGTGCCTTTAGATAACGCCTTAAGAAGTTCAAATTATAATCAGCGTCTTATTATGAAACAGGACCCCACCTCAGATTCAGCTATCTCCATTAATCAGATTGCAAATGAAATTTTAAATTTTCAACCAAAGGTAAACTACAACGGGGGGTTACAACTATTTTGGGAAAATATCACCAGCGTGGCATGAGCCATTTTGAGACAACTAGGCCACAGGTTTAGTATTTGTTATTTGGACTTTCAGAATTTGTATTTTTTGTTACACTGAAGAAGTTCAATTAAATTTTACTACTAGAGAAAAAGTTTCAATAACTTGAACAGCGATTATGGAAGGGTTGGTAGAGTGAGAAATTTAGCGTTGCTAAAGAAATATAAAGAAGATCCCAAAAAGCTAACTCAAAAGCAAAAAGATAGTCTAATAAAAGAATATGCACCACTGATTAAATTTATTGCCCAAAAAATTGCAGTTCGGTTGCCTGCAAATATTGAACTAGATGATTTAATTTCGGCCGGTGTCATTGGATTGATGGATGCTATTGATAAGTATGATCCCTCTCGCGATAACAAGTTTAAAACCTATGCCGAGTTTAGAGTTCGTGGCGCCATTCTCGATGAATTGCGTTCTCAAGATTGGGTTCCTCGTTCCATACGCGATAAATCTAAAGTTTTAGATAAAACCATCGCCATGCTTGAGCAAGAATTACGAAGAACACCTACGGATGAAGAGATCTGTAAGACCCTAAATATAACAGTGGAAGAGTTCCACGATTTAGTCAATCAAGTGAGGCCGGTCAGTTTACTTTCCATTGATGACGCTCAAACTTTTAGTAATACTGACAAGAAATCAATACTTAATTTGTTAGAAGGATCAAAACTAGCGAATCCTTACAATCAGTTAAATATTAAGAAAGTTAAGGATATTGTGGCCGGCGCCATCGAAGAATTGCCTGATCGACAAAGATTGGTTTTGTCTTTGTACTACTATGAGGATTTAAATCTCAAAGAAATAGGACAAGTCTTAAGAGTTACAGAAAGTCGGGTTTCCCAGCTGCACGCT carries:
- a CDS encoding flagellar biosynthesis protein FlhF, which codes for MQVKKFEARSMKEALELVKSQLGPDAIILSAKDNSKKYGLVGDSSFEITAAVSEETLHKKKFVESRMGDQDKNKFSNSSARMQKEIINKFVNNHKSPAPIRPITAQRYIDIDKEQSLAEERIRNAAASAFNAYDFQEEIKKGDTSKSRSTEDIESLKLEILALKKKLAEANQLSENINQANQANQVNQVSPSNHANYPGSAYGIHFDLALNYQNLLKEGMIEDHAIEMILDIQNELPLNKLKNKSLIEGLLAKKILETISLSDVKDKKFHFFVGPSGTGKTSCLIKMASQLIVREGKKIAVLTTDNHKVGAVEQLKIYSQILNVPFAVIRDRSDWKEVIKFINNIDCVLVDFPGLNLKTLQEKAFFDKLLVNEIPSKAIHLVLSARSKYEDMQDTLHNYSILNIDDVIFNHLDESVQNGPIYSFIKTNCIPIHSFGIGSKIPEDFEYATKERLVDLIFHITKNNNSNQEANI
- a CDS encoding FliA/WhiG family RNA polymerase sigma factor; amino-acid sequence: MRNLALLKKYKEDPKKLTQKQKDSLIKEYAPLIKFIAQKIAVRLPANIELDDLISAGVIGLMDAIDKYDPSRDNKFKTYAEFRVRGAILDELRSQDWVPRSIRDKSKVLDKTIAMLEQELRRTPTDEEICKTLNITVEEFHDLVNQVRPVSLLSIDDAQTFSNTDKKSILNLLEGSKLANPYNQLNIKKVKDIVAGAIEELPDRQRLVLSLYYYEDLNLKEIGQVLRVTESRVSQLHAQAVIRLKAKLMATIGSGEIELV
- a CDS encoding MinD/ParA family protein translates to MSFNYNTKTLSFTSGKGGVGKTTLAVNVAYRLSQAGKKVLIFDADLGMANVDIFFGTRAPFSILDVLKGQKKVKEILTPLDSNLYLLSGGHGFEELQNLDSYSRRAVIDSFAEIHGKFDYLITDTSPGIAPNVLQTNSAVQCINVIITPDPSSFADSYALIKVLNSKFKVKRFSIICNQVKNHEDGFYLFKRFQDVVHKFLLVGLEYLGAVPLDNALRSSNYNQRLIMKQDPTSDSAISINQIANEILNFQPKVNYNGGLQLFWENITSVA